In a genomic window of Carassius carassius chromosome 43, fCarCar2.1, whole genome shotgun sequence:
- the LOC132124535 gene encoding chromatin remodeling regulator CECR2 isoform X2, whose protein sequence is MSQGCITSVEEIQSWWEVPAIAHFCSLFRTAFNLPDFEIEELEQALLKQDQDFLSDLLCSLLKGCYQRRDITIQSFSSYLEDIINYRWELEEGKANPLKEHQFEELPPRTQVELLHRLCDYRLDAADVFDRLKGLDADSLRVEPLGQDGNGDLYWYFYGTRLYKEEPVEAMSPQYSDRYDREKKRRGRPPKQSEDRLAMEEEWEDSVKEEDEIVVEPKPVIERERGAWSLVCDTEEQWVNLAESVKDKISPQDRHLHRIITQNFLSEIRNMIEHKEKEMKQKLLNLPEEHNSHQHTEQNGSKENGTRATIEVDKQKEEDLERQVLLAEQRKEEERLLQEEREREEQERVKAVEERARRRKQREEKAWLLSQGKELPPELLNLETRSPSRRTRRTKEFYDIDDDYTALYKVLEALKAHKDAWPFMEPVDESYAPNYHEIIQTPMDLSTIERKLNDGEYVTKDEFVADVKLMFENCLEYNGEESEYTIMAESLERCFSRALLKHFPTEDGDTDEEFHVSSEDRDRKDKKKSKSHKQSGPESLIRATEQVQKRKTSNSGKGNSQQRDYPKSALQYPPPHYTSGPPHPHNIHPGHQQAFMLHPAQQFQQPTGPLGPGMYAQRMMINPQYPYPGQRPLMSRPPVNHGSQHIPQYNMQGSHINGPHIGPRYPIGPDGQPLQPPHQQHSYPGPTHGPSLGPRPMTLQPGGFCTPPPEGNMHPSQQHPEGQSMQPMGNRYPRPGVPMHSSYPPYGPHSMNVPRLLPPINHHGQPTPGGPMMQEQSATNQHPFNSNMIRPPHSTGYAMTNGQYRMPSVSSQSPIGQRPPGAPQVSRPHLASMLDSPEMIALQQLSASSSHRVENFQPISQSGGNALASAALSSPENQLIRPVRDGAADIQHTPVFPKSSSPKSGDKPSTGENALTEADTNSHHNPTEKSEPSLGTALAFVSNPNTEGPSQNEEKHRLSNPEKIHNDNHLNSQSQTGPPQQKSVDDSSLSLNDPHPMSHKTPDEIPQYDSQQIYKPVSQQFIQNGSQQQSQNVPSHVLENLPQQMAQNAFHQSAQNSSSQVIHNGSVRGPQAGPLHGMPQTPLQGGQPGVHQPATLSSLPPSHPVSHPLAQPSPADQGDQRPCEPTSRKVSIESTAAQDNSNANMSVDCASGLYKPQPFSQESQTQLGRQELAPLHNQAPPIHTQVPESNVLTQYGTTEPVYQNFDPQMGRGLHPPNHQPYPNQGPPSQGNNPYQNPAHYPGYHQQGVPYQYRMARQHPQGQSSMYPQFQQQQHQFYQHLRHGRPGFPSEEWPRPPYQPQHPMMPNSYPSPSIGSFNGRHKDNSMSPHGSDGSVGSLMSPSPLPDGSHSSTLENREDGSPAKQARTEETSERSESPKEILDLDSHNATARHRTSAQPHPSFPYGPRSMHPSMQQIGALPSHMVSSGSYSGQHFPSGHFVPQHPHPHLMEALQRSQHLPFPPGQSCMDMYRHSNVAGHFQGMMVPQRAVVAEHLLRTGHQMLGTASPNGPGNKQGV, encoded by the exons GAACTTGAGCAAGCATTACTGAAACAAGACCAAGACTTCCTCTCAGACCTCCTCTGCTCCCTGCTGAAAGGATGTTACCAGCGAAGAGACATCAC gaTTCAGTCCTTTAGCAGTTACCTGGAAGACATTATCAATTACCGCTGGGAATTGGAAGAAGGGAAGGCCAATCCACTGAAGGAGCACCAGTTTGAAGAGCTGCCACCACGCACACAGGTGGAACTCTTGCACAGACTCTGTGACTATCGTCTTGACGCTGCTGATGTCTTTGACCGGCTCAAG GGCCTGGATGCAGATAGTTTACGTGTTGAGCCTCTGGGACAGGATGGGAATGGGGACCTCTATTGGTATTTTTATGGTACGCGGCTATACAAAGAGGAGCCGGTCGAAGCAATGTCTCCCCAATACAG tgACCGTTAcgacagagaaaagaaaagaagagggAGGCCACCAAAGCAGTCTGAAGATAGACTGGCCAT GGAGGAGGAGTGGGAAGACTCTGTAAAGGAAGAGGATGAAATTGTTGTGGAGCCCAAGCCTGTAATAG AGCGTGAGCGTGGGGCCTGGTCTCTGGTGTGTGACACAGAGGAGCAGTGGGTCAATCTGGCCGAAAGTGTTAAGGACAAAATCTCTCCCCAGGACCGGCACCTGCACCGCATCATCACTCAAAACTTCCTGTCTGAGATCAGAAACATGATTGAACACAAG GAGAAAGAGATGAAGCAGAAGCTACTGAATCTGCCAGAGGAACACAACAGCCATCAGCACACTGAACAAAATGGCAGCAAAGAGAATGGG ACACGAGCCACAATTGAGGTGGACAAGCAGAAGGAGGAGGACCTGGAAAGGCAAGTCCTGCTCGCTGAACAACGGAAAGAAGAAGAGAGACTGCTTCAGGAAGAACGGGAGAGAGAGGAACAGGAGAGAGTCAAAGCTGTCGAGG AGCGTGCACGTAGAAGAAAGCAGCGAGAAGAGAAGGCCTGGTTGCTGTCTCAAGGAAAAGAACTTCCCCCTGAGCTACTGAATCTGGAGACTCGCTCACCTAGTCGCCGAACGCGTCGAACCAAAGAGTT TTATGACATAGATGATGATTACACTGCTCTGTATAAAG TGTTGGAGGCCCTCAAAGCACACAAAGATGCATGGCCTTTCATGGAGCCTGTTGATGAGTCTTATGCCCCCAACTATCATGAAATCATACAG aCTCCAATGGACCTGTCGACCATTGAGAGAAAGCTGAATGATGGGGAGTACGTCACTAAGGATGAGTTTGTGGCTGATGTAAAGCTTATGTTTGAGAACTGTCTGGAATACAATGGAGAAGAGAGTG AATACACAATAATGGCTGAGTCCTTGGAACGCTGCTTTAGCCGAGCCCTACTGAAACATTTCCCCACTGAGGATGGCGACACAGATGAAGAGTTTCATGTGAGCAGTGAGGACCGTGACCGCAAGGATAAGAAGAAGAGCAAAAGTCACAAACAGTCAGGTCCTGAGAGCTTGATCAGAGCCACTGAGCAAGTTCAAAAACGCAAAACATCCAATAGTGGAAAAGGAAACAGTCAGCAACGAgactatcccaaatctgctttaCAGTACCCTCCCCCACACTACACCAGTGGTCCCCCACATCCTCATAACATCCACCCAGGACACCAACAGGCTTTCATGCTACATCCTGCTCAACAG TTTCAACAACCTACAGGTCCTTTGGGACCAGGAATGTATGCTCAACGAATGATGATTAACCCTCAGTATCCATATCCTGGACAGAGACCACTCATGTCCAGGCCACCGGTGAACCATGGAAGTCAGCATATACCTCAGTACAACATGCAG gGTTCCCATATAAATGGTCCACATATTGGTCCTAGATACCCAATCGGACCTGATGGCCAACCACTTCAACCTCCACATCAGCAACATTCTTATCCTGGTCCTACTCATGGTCCTTCTCTTGGCCCAAGGCCAATGACCCTTCAGCCTGGGGGTTTCTGTACCCCTCCACCTGAAGGCAACATGCATCCTTCACAGCAACATCCAGAAGGGCAGTCCATGCAACCTATGGGTAACAGGTACCCCAGGCCAGGTGTCCCAATGCATAGTTCCTACCCTCCTTATGGCCCTCATAGTATGAATGTACCCAGGCTGTTGCCTCCCATAAACCATCATGGGCAGCCGACACCAGGTGGACCTATGATGCAAGAGCAGAGTGCAACAAACCAGCATCCATTCAATAGCAACATGATCCGTCCTCCACACAGTACTGGTTATGCAATGACAAATGGTCAATATAGAATGCCCTCTGTCAGCTCCCAAAGTCCTATTGGCCAAAGACCACCAGGGGCCCCTCAGGTCTCAAGACCACATTTGGCTTCCATGCTTGATAGCCCAGAGATGATTGCCCTCCAGCAGCTCTCTGCCTCATCGTCTCATCGTGTTGAGAACTTTCAGCCCATCTCACAAAGTGGTGGTAATGCTTTAGCTTCTGCTGCATTGTCTTCTCCTGAAAACCAGCTCATCAGGCCTGTTAGAGATGGCGCTGCagacatccagcacactcccgtATTCCCCAAAA GTTCAAGTCCAAAATCTGGTGATAAACCGTCAACTGGAGAAAATGCTCTGACTGAAGCCGACACCAATTCTCATCACAATCCAACAGAAAAATCTGAGCCTTCTCTAGGAACTGCTCTGGCATTTGTGTCAAATCCAAACACAGAAGGCCCCAGTCAGAATGAAGAGAAACATAGACtgtcaaatccagagaaaatccACAATGATAACCACCTAAATTCTCAATCCCAAACAGGTCCCCCACAGCAAAAATCTGTGGATGACTCCTCATTATCCCTAAATGATCCTCATCCAATGTCCCATAAAACCCCAGATGAAATTCCCCAGTATGACTCTCAACAAATCTATAAACCtgtttcacagcaatttattcaGAATGGTTCTCAACAGCAGTCTCAGAATGTTCCTTCACATGTTCTGGAGAATCTTCCTCAACAGATGGCACAAAATGCATTTCATCAGTCTGCTCAGAACAGCTCATCGCAAGTAATACACAATGGATCAGTCAGAGGGCCACAGGCAGGACCTCTTCATGGAATGCCACAGACTCCACTTCAGGGGGGTCAGCCTGGTGTTCATCAGCCTGCAACCCTCAGCTCTCTACCTCCTAGCCACCCTGTATCGCATCCACTTGCTCAACCCTCTCCAGCTGATCAGGGAGACCAAAGGCCTTGTGAGCCTACCAGCAGGAAAGTGTCAATTGAGAGTACAGCTGCCCAAGATAACAGCAATGCTAACATGAGTGTTGATTGTGCCAGTGGGCTTTACAAACCACAACCCTTCAGTCAAGAGTCACAAACCCAACTAGGAAGGCAGGAGCTAGCACCCCTTCACAATCAGGCTCCTCCAATACACACTCAGGTTCCAGAGAGTAACGTTTTGACCCAATATGGTACAACTGAGCCAGTATATCAAAACTTTGACCCACAGATGGGAAGAGGATTACACCCGCCAAATCACCAGCCTTACCCAAACCAGGGACCACCATCACAGGGAAATAACCCTTATCAAAATCCTGCACACTATCCTGGTTATCACCAACAAGGTGTTCCATACCAGTATCGCATGGCCAGACAGCATCCTCAAGGCCAATCCAGCATGTATCCTCAGTTCCAGCAGCAACAGCACCAGTTCTATCAGCACCTCCGACATGGCAGACCTGGATTTCCATCTGAGGAGTGGCCTAGACCTCCATACCAGCCTCAGCACCCAATGATGCCCAATTCTTACCCATCACCATCCATTGGAAGTTTTAATGGTCGACACAAGGACAATAGCATGTCTCCACATGGCTCGGATGGATCTGTTGGGAGCTTAATGTCACCTAGTCCTTTACCCGATGGGTCCCATAGCAGTACGTTGGAAAACCGAGAGGATGGCAGCCCTGCCAAGCAGGCAAGGACTGAAGAGACTTCTGAACGGTCTGAGAGCCCAAAGGAGATCTTGGACCTGGACAGCCATAATGCAACAGCCCGACATCGTACTTCAGCTCAGCCACACCCCAGTTTCCCATATGGGCCTCGTAGCATGCATCCCAGCATGCAGCAAATTGGTGCTCTTCCATCCCATATGGTGTCAAGTGGGTCATATTCTGGCCAGCACTTTCCCAGTGGACATTTTGTACCACAGCATCCTCATCCACATTTGATGGAAGCTTTACAGAGGTCCCAGCACCTGCCTTTCCCTCCAGGCCAATCCTGCATGGATATGTACAGGCATTCAAATGTTGCAGGACACTTCCAGGGAATGATGGTTCCTCAAAGAGCAGTGGTTGCAGAACACTTACTTCGCACAGG GCACCAGATGTTGGGTACAGCATCTCCCAATGGTCCAGGTAATAAACAAGGAGTGTGA
- the LOC132124535 gene encoding chromatin remodeling regulator CECR2 isoform X1 — protein MSQGCITSVEEIQSWWEVPAIAHFCSLFRTAFNLPDFEIEELEQALLKQDQDFLSDLLCSLLKGCYQRRDITIQSFSSYLEDIINYRWELEEGKANPLKEHQFEELPPRTQVELLHRLCDYRLDAADVFDRLKGLDADSLRVEPLGQDGNGDLYWYFYGTRLYKEEPVEAMSPQYSDRYDREKKRRGRPPKQSEDRLAMEEEWEDSVKEEDEIVVEPKPVIERERGAWSLVCDTEEQWVNLAESVKDKISPQDRHLHRIITQNFLSEIRNMIEHKEKEMKQKLLNLPEEHNSHQHTEQNGSKENGQTRATIEVDKQKEEDLERQVLLAEQRKEEERLLQEEREREEQERVKAVEERARRRKQREEKAWLLSQGKELPPELLNLETRSPSRRTRRTKEFYDIDDDYTALYKVLEALKAHKDAWPFMEPVDESYAPNYHEIIQTPMDLSTIERKLNDGEYVTKDEFVADVKLMFENCLEYNGEESEYTIMAESLERCFSRALLKHFPTEDGDTDEEFHVSSEDRDRKDKKKSKSHKQSGPESLIRATEQVQKRKTSNSGKGNSQQRDYPKSALQYPPPHYTSGPPHPHNIHPGHQQAFMLHPAQQFQQPTGPLGPGMYAQRMMINPQYPYPGQRPLMSRPPVNHGSQHIPQYNMQGSHINGPHIGPRYPIGPDGQPLQPPHQQHSYPGPTHGPSLGPRPMTLQPGGFCTPPPEGNMHPSQQHPEGQSMQPMGNRYPRPGVPMHSSYPPYGPHSMNVPRLLPPINHHGQPTPGGPMMQEQSATNQHPFNSNMIRPPHSTGYAMTNGQYRMPSVSSQSPIGQRPPGAPQVSRPHLASMLDSPEMIALQQLSASSSHRVENFQPISQSGGNALASAALSSPENQLIRPVRDGAADIQHTPVFPKSSSPKSGDKPSTGENALTEADTNSHHNPTEKSEPSLGTALAFVSNPNTEGPSQNEEKHRLSNPEKIHNDNHLNSQSQTGPPQQKSVDDSSLSLNDPHPMSHKTPDEIPQYDSQQIYKPVSQQFIQNGSQQQSQNVPSHVLENLPQQMAQNAFHQSAQNSSSQVIHNGSVRGPQAGPLHGMPQTPLQGGQPGVHQPATLSSLPPSHPVSHPLAQPSPADQGDQRPCEPTSRKVSIESTAAQDNSNANMSVDCASGLYKPQPFSQESQTQLGRQELAPLHNQAPPIHTQVPESNVLTQYGTTEPVYQNFDPQMGRGLHPPNHQPYPNQGPPSQGNNPYQNPAHYPGYHQQGVPYQYRMARQHPQGQSSMYPQFQQQQHQFYQHLRHGRPGFPSEEWPRPPYQPQHPMMPNSYPSPSIGSFNGRHKDNSMSPHGSDGSVGSLMSPSPLPDGSHSSTLENREDGSPAKQARTEETSERSESPKEILDLDSHNATARHRTSAQPHPSFPYGPRSMHPSMQQIGALPSHMVSSGSYSGQHFPSGHFVPQHPHPHLMEALQRSQHLPFPPGQSCMDMYRHSNVAGHFQGMMVPQRAVVAEHLLRTGHQMLGTASPNGPGNKQGV, from the exons GAACTTGAGCAAGCATTACTGAAACAAGACCAAGACTTCCTCTCAGACCTCCTCTGCTCCCTGCTGAAAGGATGTTACCAGCGAAGAGACATCAC gaTTCAGTCCTTTAGCAGTTACCTGGAAGACATTATCAATTACCGCTGGGAATTGGAAGAAGGGAAGGCCAATCCACTGAAGGAGCACCAGTTTGAAGAGCTGCCACCACGCACACAGGTGGAACTCTTGCACAGACTCTGTGACTATCGTCTTGACGCTGCTGATGTCTTTGACCGGCTCAAG GGCCTGGATGCAGATAGTTTACGTGTTGAGCCTCTGGGACAGGATGGGAATGGGGACCTCTATTGGTATTTTTATGGTACGCGGCTATACAAAGAGGAGCCGGTCGAAGCAATGTCTCCCCAATACAG tgACCGTTAcgacagagaaaagaaaagaagagggAGGCCACCAAAGCAGTCTGAAGATAGACTGGCCAT GGAGGAGGAGTGGGAAGACTCTGTAAAGGAAGAGGATGAAATTGTTGTGGAGCCCAAGCCTGTAATAG AGCGTGAGCGTGGGGCCTGGTCTCTGGTGTGTGACACAGAGGAGCAGTGGGTCAATCTGGCCGAAAGTGTTAAGGACAAAATCTCTCCCCAGGACCGGCACCTGCACCGCATCATCACTCAAAACTTCCTGTCTGAGATCAGAAACATGATTGAACACAAG GAGAAAGAGATGAAGCAGAAGCTACTGAATCTGCCAGAGGAACACAACAGCCATCAGCACACTGAACAAAATGGCAGCAAAGAGAATGGG CAGACACGAGCCACAATTGAGGTGGACAAGCAGAAGGAGGAGGACCTGGAAAGGCAAGTCCTGCTCGCTGAACAACGGAAAGAAGAAGAGAGACTGCTTCAGGAAGAACGGGAGAGAGAGGAACAGGAGAGAGTCAAAGCTGTCGAGG AGCGTGCACGTAGAAGAAAGCAGCGAGAAGAGAAGGCCTGGTTGCTGTCTCAAGGAAAAGAACTTCCCCCTGAGCTACTGAATCTGGAGACTCGCTCACCTAGTCGCCGAACGCGTCGAACCAAAGAGTT TTATGACATAGATGATGATTACACTGCTCTGTATAAAG TGTTGGAGGCCCTCAAAGCACACAAAGATGCATGGCCTTTCATGGAGCCTGTTGATGAGTCTTATGCCCCCAACTATCATGAAATCATACAG aCTCCAATGGACCTGTCGACCATTGAGAGAAAGCTGAATGATGGGGAGTACGTCACTAAGGATGAGTTTGTGGCTGATGTAAAGCTTATGTTTGAGAACTGTCTGGAATACAATGGAGAAGAGAGTG AATACACAATAATGGCTGAGTCCTTGGAACGCTGCTTTAGCCGAGCCCTACTGAAACATTTCCCCACTGAGGATGGCGACACAGATGAAGAGTTTCATGTGAGCAGTGAGGACCGTGACCGCAAGGATAAGAAGAAGAGCAAAAGTCACAAACAGTCAGGTCCTGAGAGCTTGATCAGAGCCACTGAGCAAGTTCAAAAACGCAAAACATCCAATAGTGGAAAAGGAAACAGTCAGCAACGAgactatcccaaatctgctttaCAGTACCCTCCCCCACACTACACCAGTGGTCCCCCACATCCTCATAACATCCACCCAGGACACCAACAGGCTTTCATGCTACATCCTGCTCAACAG TTTCAACAACCTACAGGTCCTTTGGGACCAGGAATGTATGCTCAACGAATGATGATTAACCCTCAGTATCCATATCCTGGACAGAGACCACTCATGTCCAGGCCACCGGTGAACCATGGAAGTCAGCATATACCTCAGTACAACATGCAG gGTTCCCATATAAATGGTCCACATATTGGTCCTAGATACCCAATCGGACCTGATGGCCAACCACTTCAACCTCCACATCAGCAACATTCTTATCCTGGTCCTACTCATGGTCCTTCTCTTGGCCCAAGGCCAATGACCCTTCAGCCTGGGGGTTTCTGTACCCCTCCACCTGAAGGCAACATGCATCCTTCACAGCAACATCCAGAAGGGCAGTCCATGCAACCTATGGGTAACAGGTACCCCAGGCCAGGTGTCCCAATGCATAGTTCCTACCCTCCTTATGGCCCTCATAGTATGAATGTACCCAGGCTGTTGCCTCCCATAAACCATCATGGGCAGCCGACACCAGGTGGACCTATGATGCAAGAGCAGAGTGCAACAAACCAGCATCCATTCAATAGCAACATGATCCGTCCTCCACACAGTACTGGTTATGCAATGACAAATGGTCAATATAGAATGCCCTCTGTCAGCTCCCAAAGTCCTATTGGCCAAAGACCACCAGGGGCCCCTCAGGTCTCAAGACCACATTTGGCTTCCATGCTTGATAGCCCAGAGATGATTGCCCTCCAGCAGCTCTCTGCCTCATCGTCTCATCGTGTTGAGAACTTTCAGCCCATCTCACAAAGTGGTGGTAATGCTTTAGCTTCTGCTGCATTGTCTTCTCCTGAAAACCAGCTCATCAGGCCTGTTAGAGATGGCGCTGCagacatccagcacactcccgtATTCCCCAAAA GTTCAAGTCCAAAATCTGGTGATAAACCGTCAACTGGAGAAAATGCTCTGACTGAAGCCGACACCAATTCTCATCACAATCCAACAGAAAAATCTGAGCCTTCTCTAGGAACTGCTCTGGCATTTGTGTCAAATCCAAACACAGAAGGCCCCAGTCAGAATGAAGAGAAACATAGACtgtcaaatccagagaaaatccACAATGATAACCACCTAAATTCTCAATCCCAAACAGGTCCCCCACAGCAAAAATCTGTGGATGACTCCTCATTATCCCTAAATGATCCTCATCCAATGTCCCATAAAACCCCAGATGAAATTCCCCAGTATGACTCTCAACAAATCTATAAACCtgtttcacagcaatttattcaGAATGGTTCTCAACAGCAGTCTCAGAATGTTCCTTCACATGTTCTGGAGAATCTTCCTCAACAGATGGCACAAAATGCATTTCATCAGTCTGCTCAGAACAGCTCATCGCAAGTAATACACAATGGATCAGTCAGAGGGCCACAGGCAGGACCTCTTCATGGAATGCCACAGACTCCACTTCAGGGGGGTCAGCCTGGTGTTCATCAGCCTGCAACCCTCAGCTCTCTACCTCCTAGCCACCCTGTATCGCATCCACTTGCTCAACCCTCTCCAGCTGATCAGGGAGACCAAAGGCCTTGTGAGCCTACCAGCAGGAAAGTGTCAATTGAGAGTACAGCTGCCCAAGATAACAGCAATGCTAACATGAGTGTTGATTGTGCCAGTGGGCTTTACAAACCACAACCCTTCAGTCAAGAGTCACAAACCCAACTAGGAAGGCAGGAGCTAGCACCCCTTCACAATCAGGCTCCTCCAATACACACTCAGGTTCCAGAGAGTAACGTTTTGACCCAATATGGTACAACTGAGCCAGTATATCAAAACTTTGACCCACAGATGGGAAGAGGATTACACCCGCCAAATCACCAGCCTTACCCAAACCAGGGACCACCATCACAGGGAAATAACCCTTATCAAAATCCTGCACACTATCCTGGTTATCACCAACAAGGTGTTCCATACCAGTATCGCATGGCCAGACAGCATCCTCAAGGCCAATCCAGCATGTATCCTCAGTTCCAGCAGCAACAGCACCAGTTCTATCAGCACCTCCGACATGGCAGACCTGGATTTCCATCTGAGGAGTGGCCTAGACCTCCATACCAGCCTCAGCACCCAATGATGCCCAATTCTTACCCATCACCATCCATTGGAAGTTTTAATGGTCGACACAAGGACAATAGCATGTCTCCACATGGCTCGGATGGATCTGTTGGGAGCTTAATGTCACCTAGTCCTTTACCCGATGGGTCCCATAGCAGTACGTTGGAAAACCGAGAGGATGGCAGCCCTGCCAAGCAGGCAAGGACTGAAGAGACTTCTGAACGGTCTGAGAGCCCAAAGGAGATCTTGGACCTGGACAGCCATAATGCAACAGCCCGACATCGTACTTCAGCTCAGCCACACCCCAGTTTCCCATATGGGCCTCGTAGCATGCATCCCAGCATGCAGCAAATTGGTGCTCTTCCATCCCATATGGTGTCAAGTGGGTCATATTCTGGCCAGCACTTTCCCAGTGGACATTTTGTACCACAGCATCCTCATCCACATTTGATGGAAGCTTTACAGAGGTCCCAGCACCTGCCTTTCCCTCCAGGCCAATCCTGCATGGATATGTACAGGCATTCAAATGTTGCAGGACACTTCCAGGGAATGATGGTTCCTCAAAGAGCAGTGGTTGCAGAACACTTACTTCGCACAGG GCACCAGATGTTGGGTACAGCATCTCCCAATGGTCCAGGTAATAAACAAGGAGTGTGA